Proteins from one Scyliorhinus canicula chromosome 22, sScyCan1.1, whole genome shotgun sequence genomic window:
- the LOC119956252 gene encoding protein chibby homolog 1-like, giving the protein MPLFGNDFSPKKTPPRKSASLGLYTLDRVSREVELGLDHGAPVMNIGGQSLKFDNGPQTSSGIKHFDKQLASKFNILCRTVYFGIEVIFTSNSSF; this is encoded by the exons ATGCCTCTGTTTGGAAATGACTTTAGTCCGAAGAAAACACCACCCAGAAAGTCAGCTTCGCTTGGCC TGTACACT CTCGATCGGGTGAGCCGTGAGGTGGAGCTGGGTTTGGATCATGGTGCTCCTGTGATGAATATTGGAGGACAGAGCCTGAAGTTTGACAACGGCCCTCAGACATCCTCAG gaattaagcattttgacaaacagcttgcatcaaaattcaatattcttTGCCGTACAGTATATtttggcatagaagtcattttcacgTCGAATTcatcattttga